One genomic window of Lytechinus variegatus isolate NC3 chromosome 1, Lvar_3.0, whole genome shotgun sequence includes the following:
- the LOC121426273 gene encoding NEDD8-conjugating enzyme UBE2F-like isoform X2, with the protein MITLSKKLKEDAARKSAGTNSKSTDLNNSTKRVSIRDRLLVKEVPEMTSSLPKTCKVHFPDVHKLHHSVLTITPEEGFWKGGKFDFEIILSEEYNIAPPKVRCKTRIWHPNISEEGQICLSLLREHSMDGTGWAPTRTLKDVMWGLNSLFTDLLNFDDPLNIEAAEHYLRDKRDFEMKVHKYVMNYAR; encoded by the exons ATGATTACTCtgtcaaaaaaattaaaggaagaTGCAGCCAGGAAGTCAGCTGGTACAAACTCCAAATCCACAGACCTTAACAATTCAACTAAGCGAGTTTCCATACGAGACAGACTGCTTGTTAAAGAAGTGCCTGAAATGACATCCAGCTTACCAA AGACCTGTAAAGTGCATTTTCCTGATGTTCATAAGCTTCACCACAGTGTGTTAACAATAACTCCAGAAGAGGGCTTTTGGAAGGGTGGAAAATTTGACTTTGAAATCATACTATCAGAAGAATACAACATAGCG CCTCCAAAAGTCCGATGTAAAACAAGGATATGGCATCCCAACATATCAGAAGAGGGTCAAATTTGTCTCAG TCTTCTACGTGAGCATTCAATGGATGGGACTGGCTGGGCACCAACAAGAACGCTGAAAGATGTAATGTGGGGACTGAACTCTTTATTTACA GATCTTCTCAATTTTGACGACCCACTCAACATCGAAGCAGCTGAGCATTATCTCCGGGACAAACGAGACTTTGAGATGAAAGTCCACAAATATGTGATGAACTACGCAAGATGA
- the LOC121426273 gene encoding NEDD8-conjugating enzyme UBE2F-like isoform X1 — translation MLLRRGQDYPCGQLTMITLSKKLKEDAARKSAGTNSKSTDLNNSTKRVSIRDRLLVKEVPEMTSSLPKTCKVHFPDVHKLHHSVLTITPEEGFWKGGKFDFEIILSEEYNIAPPKVRCKTRIWHPNISEEGQICLSLLREHSMDGTGWAPTRTLKDVMWGLNSLFTDLLNFDDPLNIEAAEHYLRDKRDFEMKVHKYVMNYAR, via the exons TTAACAATGATTACTCtgtcaaaaaaattaaaggaagaTGCAGCCAGGAAGTCAGCTGGTACAAACTCCAAATCCACAGACCTTAACAATTCAACTAAGCGAGTTTCCATACGAGACAGACTGCTTGTTAAAGAAGTGCCTGAAATGACATCCAGCTTACCAA AGACCTGTAAAGTGCATTTTCCTGATGTTCATAAGCTTCACCACAGTGTGTTAACAATAACTCCAGAAGAGGGCTTTTGGAAGGGTGGAAAATTTGACTTTGAAATCATACTATCAGAAGAATACAACATAGCG CCTCCAAAAGTCCGATGTAAAACAAGGATATGGCATCCCAACATATCAGAAGAGGGTCAAATTTGTCTCAG TCTTCTACGTGAGCATTCAATGGATGGGACTGGCTGGGCACCAACAAGAACGCTGAAAGATGTAATGTGGGGACTGAACTCTTTATTTACA GATCTTCTCAATTTTGACGACCCACTCAACATCGAAGCAGCTGAGCATTATCTCCGGGACAAACGAGACTTTGAGATGAAAGTCCACAAATATGTGATGAACTACGCAAGATGA